In the genome of Aspergillus luchuensis IFO 4308 DNA, chromosome 2, nearly complete sequence, one region contains:
- a CDS encoding uncharacterized protein (COG:S;~EggNog:ENOG410PNG1;~InterPro:IPR011011), whose amino-acid sequence MVVFIDFDDDALSPHHISGPSNPFLHPYIEPKKPGLSELLPVKPDEPHRAADVSADSDRSADPLHSISPISKAPQQDPNRNAFSAALSCYPIIKAIARSVDLNTLHALSRTCRQFHANLSPYRPQLVKQTLRCDNEYIETLSDMLDSGACIPDSVKSVMRLLSQNARSSGRLTSGKISKCARDMVAECRRCSKVVCRNCVIKPPSSHMLRHRIRRLCTTCRTAPLNELIEQPYEHAHPQNIYTHAPSQPPQSIISAFQRTPCSCDDAIWLCHQCGHQVRSSDTTYRRVWTWRTRYSTYLGGLGTGIGEGCQGVKCGRGEDCLAAQEIELEVECEADEASGSPPDYGRYYEHRHSQSPPRHHNHAHDGWEHREEEEPGYFRQEIIGIGGRVKHKAKKRVTVGACVVEHEDERETGEYLTREERGQHRSWCGWCWRVIPARDELWSVK is encoded by the exons ATGGTGGTTTTCATTGACTTCGACGACGATGCGCTTAGCCCGCATCATATCTCGGGTCCCTCCAATCCCTTCCTACATCCCTACATAGAACCCAAAAAGCCTGGGTTATCCGAACTATTACCTGTCAAACCGGACGAGCCGCATCGTGCAGCGGATGTATCCGCGGACAGTGATCGCTCCGCAGACCCGTTACACAGCATTTCTCCCATCTCTAAAGCGCCACAACAAGATCCAAATCGGAATGCTTTCTCAGCTGCTCTGAGCTGCTATCC GATTATCAAAGCAATTGCTCGCTCGGTGGATTTGAATACTCTACACGCCCTTTCACGAACATGTCGTCAATTCCACGCCAACCTGTCTCCCTATCGCCCGCAGCTGGTTAAGCAGACCTTGCGTTGTGACAATGAGTATATCGAAACACTATCGGACATGTTGGACAGCGGAGCTTGCATTCCCGACAGCGTCAAGTCGGTTATGCGTTTGCTCAGCCAGAATGCCAGAAGCTCCGGACGCCTGACCAGTGGCAAAATCTCTAAATGCGCCCGAGATATGGTGGCCGAATGCCGTCGATGTTCCAAGGTTGTGTGCCGG AATTGCGTTATCAAGCCTCCATCCAGCCACATGCTCAGACACCGCATTCGTCGTCTCTGCACCACTTGTCGCACGGCCCCTCTGAATGAGCTTATCGAGCAACCCTACGAACATGCTCATCCACAGAACATCTACACACATGCGCCTTCACAGCCTCCTCAGTCCATAATCTCGGCGTTCCAACGTACGCCTTGCTCCTGCGATGATGCTATATGGCTTTGTCATCAATGCGGACACCAAGTACGCAGCAGCGATACCACCTACCGACGGGTATGGACGTGGCGCACCCGTTATAGTACCTATCTTGGTGGCCTCGGCACTGGGATTGGAGAAGGCTGCCAAGGCGTCAAGTGCGGTAGAGGAGAAGATTGCCTCGCAGCCCAAGAAATTGAGCTAGAGGTAGAATGCGAAGCGGACGAAGCCTCAGGGAGCCCCCCTGACTATGGTCGCTACTATGAACATCGCCACAGCCAGAGTCCTCCACGACACCACAATCACGCCCATGACGGCTGGGAGCAtcgtgaggaagaagaaccggGCTACTTTCGACAGGAGATTATCGGCATCGGAGGCCGCGTCAAACACAAGGCGAAAAAACGAGTCACGGTGGGTGCTTGCGTAGTAGAGCATGAAGATGAGCGTGAAACAGGCGAGTATCTTACTAGAGAGGAGCGGGGACAGCATAGAAGCTGGTGCGGATGGTGTTGGAGAGTCATTCCGGCCAGAGATGAGCTGTGGAGTGTCAAATGA
- a CDS encoding uncharacterized protein (COG:S;~EggNog:ENOG410PPW6), protein MDRTAQWHQQSRTPIISEPYVPATTSMPSTQTPYLAVTQPHNAMSVGALVAPAIHPDLSNDCGLMWNSVEITSGHQTPLYQGPHQIHESVEDSRYYATPETCPSPLSDGTSLSVHSHSRSSVVSTPVTVAEPYPESLMEPDLTSSPMSMQSNMRCWEQPDTSLPSLSMMPLPLTENLLHPSIHCHYPSPSWSASPSLTYEEHALPPSSYPPAMNWKSWAI, encoded by the exons ATGGACAGGACTGCCCAATGGCACCAGCAGAGCCGGACTCCCATCATCTCTGAGCCTTATGTCCCTGCCACCACGTCTATGCCCTCAACTCAAACACCGTACCTGGCCGTCACCCAACCGCACAATGCCATGTCGGTTGGTGCCCTCGTGGCGCCTGCCATCCACCCTGACCTCTCCAATGACTGCGGCTTGATGTGGAATAGTGTCGAAATTACATCTGGACACCAGACTCCTTTGTACCAAGGCCCCCATCAGATTCACGAGTCCGTAGAAGACAGTCGGTACTACGCTACCCCGGAAACGTGCCCGTCTCCTCTCTCGGATGGCACTTCCCTATCAGTGCACTCTCACTCCCGTTCGTCTGTCGTCTCCACACCGGTTACGGTCGCTGAGCCGTATCCCGAGAGCCTCATGGAACCCGACCTGACTTCCTCGCCAATGTCCATGCAGTCGAATATGCGCTGCTGGGAACAGCCAGACACCAGCCTTCCGTCCCTAAGCATGATGCCCCTTCCTCTCACCGAAAACCTCCTTCATCCG TCTATCCACTGCCACTATCCATCGCCCAGCTGGTCAGCGAGCCCAAGCCTGACCTACGAGGAACAcgccctccctccctcctcgtaCCCACCCGCAATGAACTGGAAGTCATGGGCGATATGA